A portion of the Sabethes cyaneus chromosome 3, idSabCyanKW18_F2, whole genome shotgun sequence genome contains these proteins:
- the LOC128739670 gene encoding GPI mannosyltransferase 2, producing MTKDIDQRMSVNTKNQQHTPKYHHMHHQVQNDPSGSAQTASALSPVVPSNKRALYISITFLAILSRLIVIVLQVISNHLIPDHDANVFVAPRDPTEHAGRFDGFVNGLFGGLLRWDAQYILHIAEHGYSYENTLAFFPLFPLIVKTITMALGGSTTILTYRELSLVLAVLSNIVFFVLAAKALYKLSNMVLGNKKKSELAVILFCVNPASVFFTAPYTESLFAWLSFTVMVQCIDDINSVLITVPLSLSLLCRSNGMLNIGYLLYFNMRRILAQKSFHNIICIVSKLFSILMIIIFHYGIAQVYNYYLFCFEQKFTFPAYVTDYAVAHNLVLAGNKTNESSPWCSNYLPLSYSYVQNHYWNVGFMKYYELKQLPNFLLALPVIYLIISNTYKYVQENWDYCARLGLFQATNRKQDKHMKNYDRLAFVFIMHGIFLTLFSMLFAHIQVTTRMVASSSPLLYWFAADYFTGDRAFIRRQVIRKLSKQVQDGAEPCAHLENYVELSEVLDWKSMNWKQKAILLYFAGYAVVGAATFEGGYGSIRTTIRRGRYRYEALDKKIWTKAKRLPAAFYKHGRETLATVLHWVIFKIQEEEKLPEEWMGGIVYPI from the exons ATGACCAAAGATATTGACCAGCGTATGTCCGTTAATACGAAAAATCAGCAGCATACCCCGAAATACCATCACATGCATCATCAAGTTCAGAATGATCCCAGTGGTTCGGCACAAACTGCGTCAGCACTATCGCCGGTAGTGCCATCAAACAAACGCGCTCTTTACATCTCAATTACCTTTCTTGCCATACTCAGCCGACTAATAGTAATTGTGCTGCAGGTCATATCGAACCATTTAATTCCCGATCATGATGCCAACGTTTTCGTTGCACCACGTGACCCAACAGAACATGCTGGACGTTTTGATGGATTCGTTAATGGTTTATTCGGAGGATTGCTTCGCTGGGATGCTCAGTATATTTTGCATATTGCTGAGCATGGATATAGTTATGAAAATACGCTTGCTTTCTTCCCACTGTTTCCGTTGATCGTAAAAACAATAACCATGGCTTTGGGAGGAAGTACGACAATACTTACATATCGCGAGCTGTCGTTGGTTCTAGCCGTACTGTCGAATATAGTATTCTTTGTGCTAGCCGCGAAAGCGCTCTACAAGCTTAGCAATATGGTTTTGGGGAACAAGAAGAAAAGTGAGCTTGCAGTGATTCTATTCTGTGTGAACCCAGCATCGGTGTTTTTCACGGCACCTTATACGGAAAGTCTCTTCGCGTGGCTATCGTTTACGGTGATGGTACAGTGCATCGATGATATCAATTCGGTGTTGATTACGGTTCCACTTAGTTTGAGCCTATTGTGCCGATCAAACG GAATGTTAAATATTGGGTATCTGCTGTACTTTAATATGCGACGCATACTGGCTCAGAAATCTTTTCACAACATCATCTGCATAGTATCGAAGCTGTTTTCGATCCTCATGATCATCATCTTCCATTACGGAATTGCTCAAGTTTATAACTACTATTTATTTTGCTTCGAGCAAAAGTTTACCTTTCCGGCATACGTTACAGACTATGCCGTGGCACACAAtctggtgctagctgggaacaaAACAAACGAATCGTCGCCTTGGTGCTCCAACTATTTGCCTTTATCTTACTCGTATGTACAAAACCACTATTGGAATGTAGGATTTATGAAGTACTATGAACTGAAGCAGTTACCAAACTTCCTTCTTGCCTTACCTGTCATTTATCTAATAATTAGCAATACGTATAAATATGTTCAGGAAAATTGGGATTACTGTGCTCGGCTCGGTTTATTCCAGGCAACAAACAGGAAACAGGATAAGCATATGAAAAACTATGATCGGCTTGCATTCGTTTTTATAATGCATGGAATCTTTCTAACACTGTTCAGTATGCTATTCGCGCATATTCAGGTTACGACTAGAATGGTGGCTTCGTCTAGTCCCTTGCTTTACTGGTTCGCGGCGGACTATTTCACCGGTGATAGAGCATTTATCAGGCGACAAGTCATCCGAAAGTTGTCCAAACAGGTCCAAGATGGTGCCGAACCATGCGCTCACCTCGAAAATTACGTTGAACTGAGTGAGGTGCTCGATTGGAAATCGATGAACTGGAAGCAGAAGgcgattttgctttactttgctgGATATGCCGTTGTCG GTGCTGCAACCTTCGAAGGCGGTTATGGCAGCATACGCACAACCATAAGGAGAGGCCGCTATCGCTATGAGGCACTAGATAAAAAGATCTGGACGAAGGCGAAGCGCCTACCAGCAGcattttataaacatggccgagaaacacTGGCAACGGTTCTACATTGGGTTATATTCAAGATTCaagaggaggagaagctaccggaggagtggatgggaGGAATTGTTTATCCCATCTag